The Apostichopus japonicus isolate 1M-3 chromosome 12, ASM3797524v1, whole genome shotgun sequence sequence ATGTATTCAAGTGGATTTGAATAGATGTGTTGTCGTAGATAGAAACAATAGCAAGCATCATATGTTTCCGATAGATGTGGTAAGACATTACCCAGTAGTTATTACCAATATCGTCCACATCTAATAGGCGGAACGCAGACGCTTGATTACCTTTTTGACACTCAGATAAAACGTACGCATGTACCTTACCGATGGCAGATATAACGATCGTCGTATTAGTAATTTCGCCGTATGGATCGCGATTCCATGGATCGATTTCAGGGTATGCCTCCGGAATGAGAACTGATTGGCCTGACCCGGGTGATAGTGTAATGTTGATATCACTTATGTTATTAGGAAGCGGAAAAGACAGTTTAACAGATGCACAAGAAGATGATGAGTTTGTCAGTATAGAAACCCGATGAACTGTTCTTTTTTTACCACAGTAAATCGGTAAAAATgtgaatgcatactgtacttcGTAGTGACCTATGATAAAGTAAATCAAATAAACaggaaaaatgtcaaaaatcaACAGGTCGAAGTCCCTGCAATCAATGATTATGCAGTTATGcgatataaaagaaaaatgcattGCTTAAGGCTATGGGCACTGGGCGAGGGCCCGTCCAATCTGAGAGTGGGCATGTTGTGGATGCTGTGGAGATTAATTACAAAGACTTTGAAGGACAGTGGGACCTGGGACTAGGATTAAAGAGAATAAACCACAAAATCAGTTCTAAACGTCCCGAGAAAAGTTATACTCTGTGTGTTCCATACCAAAAAGTCCAGTATTCCAGTTCAGAATTTGTTTCAACGAAACAGTGACAAATTCCAGAATTTcttagttttcttttcttagaACTTTTCGCTCTTCCAAATAACTATTTCAATTGTAATTTTATGAACAAAATTATCAATTTGACTTCcacttattattataatttttatttttaaattgtaacagttaaaaagttttaaaaagcaGGAATCAACACATATCAACACATATCAAGCTTGTTGAAACCGCAACTATTCAGtgattaataattaaatatgatcatgaaatatatatgttggtCTTAGCTCTTGTAATTTTGTGACAAATATTGTACGTTGACAGTTTTAAGGGTAAGCTTATGTTGAACTCGTAAGTCGACAGAtgttaaaatattgattttcacGCACATAGAATCTTATAATAAGGGTAATCCCAGTTAAGGAGATACTCTATCGCTATATCAAAGTTGTCGCAAACTCATCAATGAATAAATGACAGAATGCCAAGAATACTTCTAGCAGGAAATATGTTCAAAgtgtatttgaaaatatagaaaTGGACTCTGTGCACAAAAGATAGAGAGTAAGGAAAATATTTCGAAAATCATGCTGCAAATGAACGCTACGAAAAGCAATTCTTAGAGGTAGTTATAGAATATAGTGTATGTGATCCACTGGAGTAACCAAACAGTCGCATACACGACACATACAATTACAAACCATAGTCATGCTGTGTTTCAAGACATGAAGCCATACTATCTTCTTCAAAGACCGCGACGTTCGTACTGTGCGTCTGCAGTTGGTTGTATAGAGCTAGTAATGAGAAAAAGGAGCTCAAATCATAAAATCTTAAATTCATGAAATTAAACACAAATAAATCAGTTTTGCGTCAGTTTAATCCCATATGGTCCGAGTTAGAATCCAGTTGGATACTGGAATGTTTCACTAAGTTTAATATTTCCAATATTAATATCTTCAATTTGTCTGGTGAGTTCCAAAAGAACataaccggtcgtgaagtggtatttttctggtgtgttgaccttttttaatttaatatatatatatatatatatatttatttatcggTCGTACCACTAACTGCTTAACCTTTGTTTCTAGAAAGTATTtatgttgcagatctgtaccttggagacttgaacaacaatCACAGGCCTACTGGCGAGTGacatttggcgagtagatttttagtcgcGGTcaccaaatagcgagtacttttaaatcatttgttaaggcctgaaaaccttgaaaacatgatttctcatggtagaaatcatggatactctTCATACATGGAATATGggttgccatattgagtacaagaatcataTTGCTTGTAaggtcaaatctcctataggtcaccagaggtcaaactctgaaaaccctttcacatgatatctaacgatggaaatcgtgggTACCTCTAaaacttggtgtgtggattcataacattggaGTACaatacccctattgtttttggtgggggtgtgtatagccacgtacagtagactgacctgtctttatcatgccatagtgtaattgtaactacaatagttctggttatactaacaagcagaagtctagtgcattgaggTCATCGACAcatcaatgcattttgcattctggttagaGATAGTTATGGAATATAGTGTATGTGACCCACTGGAGTAACCAAACAGTCGCATACACGACACACAATTACAAACCATAGTCATGCTGTGTTTCAGGACATGAAGCCATACTATCTTCTTCAAAGACCGCGCCGTTCGTACTGTGCGTCTGCATTTGGTTGTATAGAGCTAGTAATGAGAAAAAGGAGTTCAAATCATAAAATCAAGAAATGAATCGCAAATAAAACGGTTTTGAGACAGTTTAATCCCTTATGGTCCGGGCTCGAATCCAGttggagtttttttttaattaaagatGATATAACGTCTCATGGATTACTTCAGTTGTAAGATGACTACATTAAACTTACATTCTGTTGTGATAATATGTCTTCTGAAAGACATGTATTAACCTTCAAGCAATTAAGTATACGTCCAGCATAAAGAGCCCATCGATTACCTGATAACGAGAATTGACTGTAATCATCAAATTTGTAGACTGGAGAAAACGTATGTGATTCGATCTCAGCACATGGGACTTGTTTAGCAGTCTTGGTCTTTTCATCTACGTTATCAATGACGTAACACAGTGACGTATCCTCATCACCATCTGGAGCTgcacaaaataaacattttgataGAAACTTCTTTACTAAATTAATTAACGTTATTTGCTTAATTAAGTAATTTTCTTTGCTTAATTAACGTTCTCTGCCTTAATTAACGTTATTTTAGAGGCTCTGGACTTGGAGCCACTGATTCCCAAAAAAAATagtgaaaagaagaaatttgaGATAGTATTTTAAGACACGTCTTTGTTCTAGAGAATTGCAGAGTAATTAAGAGCAATCTGTATAAGACATCCAGCACATGTGTGCAGTATATGGTGGACGTTTGAACATATATACTTTATGGTTAAGCAGTGCAAGCTTTAAATATTCCTTTCACTATAAGTCATATCACTCATCTCAGCTCCACGAGATTTTAATTTTAGCAAGTGGCAATGACATATGGATTGACATCTGTTGTCTTCTATTGGACACAAATCTTTGCCCGGAGTTGTGCATGGTACAACGAAGAAAACATAGATAACTGTAGATAGGTCCTTCGACTTTCTTGTAATAGAGATTCCTGTTGTGTTATGTGACCTTCATTTTATCTTTGCTGCTTATAACATGCTGTACCCGGATTAGAGGTTGCAAGGTGATATGTTGCTTTGTTAATTGTAGACAGTGGCCATTGTGCCATCGGGCGATCAGCGACATGTGGGTATGTAACGGCAAAGGTTATCGGGCGGTACATGCTTctacgttgttgttgttggaggTCTCTAATTCTATCGGAAGAGTTCCTAATAGCTTTCCTCGACGAATGACACCTTCTAGTATCCATTGCATTTCTTATTTGATTTTTTAACACCAAATTGTAGAATTATTACTTTGCACCGACAAGACTAGTGGTAACTAAGCTTAAACGCTTACCGGAACCTATTCGGAACACGTGGTGTCGTGAGtacagggggtaggaagcttccaaaaagtgtgggGTGGGGCGCAACATCAGAGGCAACTTTTCATTCCACAACCatcactcgttatgctataaacccaTACACACCGGTAAcattacttaaatatatatgatgtgttagtatgctatcaatactattatggtgcgctgcaacattgattttattgtttattgagATAGTTTATTGtcaaccgtgctacaaaaaaatattggataccattttaaaaatagcatgtacagactaaaaattaATAGTTaagataaaatattaaaattaatgaagGCTTTATAAGATATCCAAAGGagagttcttcatcaaaggagCACATTGTATTTGACAGTAAGGTACAATTGCTATTTTGGAGAAAATGGGGGTACGTGCCCCCCCCTGCTCCTTCCCCCTGCGTAAGTAAGTTTTATTGATGGCGTTAGCACATGTAAAAAACAAATGGATCAGTTGTCATATCGATAACAGAGATCGGAGTCTACTTGAAATAAAGTCCTGCTTTCTTCCTTAATGTCCATCCTGTGTTATAGAAATTAATGAAGTAAATAAAGGAGATTATATGTTAGACACTTACCCAAGGTTGCTTTTGATGGCTTCCATCCCTCCAGTACCACAATAATCGTCAGGAGTCGTAGTAAGGTCATGGTGTGTTCCATCTTCGGCGATAGCTTTTAACTTTTAAAGAATGTTTGAAAACTTTCAGTTGAATATCTTCTTTGGACGAGCTTGAGATGCTATATGTTCATGTCAGTTCGCTGAATCTAGAGATGAAGCCAAACGTTACATCATCATACTTACGAGGCAACATTGCTACCGATATAACTAACTGAGGAGAAAACACGGCAACTAAATTTGCAAAACTCGTGTTCAATTGGCTAGAGTGGCAAGCACATTCCATACCGGAGACAGATACAAGAaatcagccgattcacacagagaatACAgaaactactgtaaatctgaaagttttgtaccacagttaaaactggatcgtgctgacaaatctgattaATCGGTAGCATGTACTataaggattacagtaagaaccgaggatatgtgtaatcccaacaaatcccaaaaacttgatttgttggaactacacatatcctcagttcttactgaaATCCTAATAGCatatgctaccgatttatagctcGATCCTGTTTTtgctgtggtacaaaacttttaaaattacagtagtaactgtgttctctgtgtgtatcgggtgaagAAATACAAAACGTTCAGTCCACCGATAAAGTGGCAGCAGAAATGATGTACAAATTAATCAGTGGAACACTTCAGCTACATTGCTAATGGGTATTAACAGGAGCGCATGCTATACACCTGTTTGTATAAAGTTGTCATTAACTAGCTTTATTGAAACAATGCGAAAGTTacattaaaaagagaaaaatattgcaCACTGCTGTAGTTGAAAACCTTACTTCGATATATTGCCCCTAATTATAAATGTTGGTTATTTGAATATGACCTATGCTTGACAGGCCAAATCTTCAACTATATAATCagtccaggaagttggatcactcACAGTGATGTCATCCGGGAAATACTGTCCAAACCTTTACTTTGGCTATTATAAAATTTGTGTTGagttatccttgaaacctggtACATTTGGAATGTATGCTTATAGCTGTCAAAAGTCTGGCCTTAGAATTTAATAAAAATGTGTCTCAATTTGCAGAAATATTATGTCTATATTTGGAGAAATGATTGATAAACTATAGAGAAATAAAAGAAGGTATTGACCgaatgacatcatccattctggtGTCGCCAGATGCATttgcaaaatatcacaaaaatttgcaaatttcatATCATCGCGATCGACAAAACTTACTATAAGAATGGGGTGGTCACTTAGCTACAAATTCAAAAAAATTCCAGCAATTTCACGTACTCTGCAATCAACGTCAGCTGGCGACCAGAGAGTTCTGAATGATGATAATCACACAGATTCTTTTCGAAGAACGACGAATGCTATTCAGTTTATTTATAAACATGTAACTAAGTGGCTTGGATAAAGCCAAGCAATGTTACTAACTCTGTGCAAAATAAACCTCTACATTCCTTGAAAGTTAACTTGGCAATTTGCCAAGTGTTCCATTTGAACATTTGATTCACAGAAGAAACATTGTCAGATAAATGAGACGAGTATTTTGTTGGATGATCATCTTTATCCTTGAAACTGTCTCAGTGACCTATCTCTCCTTAGCTACAATATTTTACATAGTTCCACGATTGTGTTAACCTTCTGCAAGACACCTGATCTAATCcgtttcctttaaaaaaaaaataatttgaaggGATCACACAACCgctattgaccaatcaaataaaatttaaaaaaaaaacgttgtgGGGCCATGTAAATGTGTTGTggtacattgatatatatatatatatatatatatatatatatatatatatatatatatatatatatatatatatatatatactacaaaaGTGTGTAGTTAGTGGTTGGAATTAATCTTTCGAACAGGTTATGGGAAGGTCACAGAGAAGTCTAAGCaccattttattaaattattgatgTAGGCATATTACGTATAGAGAAAATTAAGAATGCGGCAGAATATCAGTTGTTACCTGTAAGTGTTAATATAATGTGCAATGATTaactaattaactaattaatctaAAATGTATTAACCATCGCCATAAATTAAAAAACTTTAAAGATtgaatttcaaacaaattcaggGGGTCTATAATTTTGAGTGTCGGTTGAAGTCTTTAAATATGTCTTAGTATAACCAAACCCACGATATATGTCCCTTGGAATACGGAGGAGAACTTTTAGTGCATCGTTTTGAAAGATTTACAACTCACCCGTGCAAACGGACAGACTTCCACGATGTGCAGTGCGTAAACTAACAGTTTTGTCCCTCAAGAAACAGAAGAGTCATATTTCCTTTAAACATTTAGCATAGAGCACATCCTTTACTAAGCAAATTGAACACATGGAAACGCAAATGTGATTCTCAAATTTGTAAGTTTTGAAAAATTCTGGCAGCTACAAACGATCATTACTCAGTTGCTGGACAACTCGATTATCACAGAGagcactgtcttaaaataaaataaaaataatcaaagcGAGAAATCCATTCAAATCAATCCCTTACGAAATCAATAATAGAACCAAACTATAGCCTAGGAAACTATATCGATTTCGCTATACGTCAAAACTATACGCCAAGTTACGTCTGTGCTAGttatttaactttatttattttttcctaCACTTCCGAAATTTTGTGATAGAAGGTTGAATAACGAGTTAAAAAGTGTAtgtacgtgtgtatgtatgtgtgtatgtgtgtgtgtgtgtatgtatgtatgtatgtatgtatgtatatgtataaagaTAATATTTGTCTAGACGTTACGAAGTCAAATTTGTGCGTTTTTAGACATATCGACAATATAAATTAGTCATATAGTTATGTCTCTAACAAGGTTATGCGAGTAAATAACTACCTAACAAGTGCATAAACGAACacttttaaaagtaaaaagCAATAGaatcattaaaaataaatatggttCACAGTCTTTAA is a genomic window containing:
- the LOC139977248 gene encoding uncharacterized protein isoform X1 is translated as MEHTMTLLRLLTIIVVLEGWKPSKATLAPDGDEDTSLCYVIDNVDEKTKTAKQVPCAEIESHTFSPVYKFDDYSQFSLSALYNQMQTHSTNGAVFEEDSMASCPETQHDYALYNQLQTHSTNVAVFEEDSMASCLETQHDYGHYEVQYAFTFLPIYCGKKRTVHRVSILTNSSSSCASVKLSFPLPNNISDINITLSPGSGQSVLIPEAYPEIDPWNRDPYGEITNTTIVISAIGKVHAYVLSECQKGNQASAFRLLDVDDIGNNYWVMSYHIYRKHMMLAIVSIYDNTSIQIHLNTSIAPELYPNNITILLNKFQTYTLALEFDPTGVQLTSNKPISVFSGHTKASIPATVNTDPIAECLKPVEDWGRVFSLTQLVDPELAGGYIVRILSSSTNNIITWKFGGNHNETTLAAGEFLEVLVDGNVTHPLEIVASNKVLVVQFTLMNDNTSPVMLQVPSQEHHRISNEILFPVFDMTQDTNTTTYLTVWLPPEVDILQLSLNERAVWKFIDKDSSEWSIFQTILEVGFNRLAIQGNGNVHAIVYSYGQKRAYAYTIA
- the LOC139977248 gene encoding uncharacterized protein isoform X2 — protein: MEHTMTLLRLLTIIVVLEGWKPSKATLAPDGDEDTSLCYVIDNVDEKTKTAKQVPCAEIESHTFSPVYKFDDYSQFSLSALYNQLQTHSTNVAVFEEDSMASCLETQHDYGHYEVQYAFTFLPIYCGKKRTVHRVSILTNSSSSCASVKLSFPLPNNISDINITLSPGSGQSVLIPEAYPEIDPWNRDPYGEITNTTIVISAIGKVHAYVLSECQKGNQASAFRLLDVDDIGNNYWVMSYHIYRKHMMLAIVSIYDNTSIQIHLNTSIAPELYPNNITILLNKFQTYTLALEFDPTGVQLTSNKPISVFSGHTKASIPATVNTDPIAECLKPVEDWGRVFSLTQLVDPELAGGYIVRILSSSTNNIITWKFGGNHNETTLAAGEFLEVLVDGNVTHPLEIVASNKVLVVQFTLMNDNTSPVMLQVPSQEHHRISNEILFPVFDMTQDTNTTTYLTVWLPPEVDILQLSLNERAVWKFIDKDSSEWSIFQTILEVGFNRLAIQGNGNVHAIVYSYGQKRAYAYTIA